The Manis pentadactyla isolate mManPen7 chromosome 12, mManPen7.hap1, whole genome shotgun sequence genome contains the following window.
CGGGGGGCGGCGGGGAGGGGCGGGCGGGAGGATGAGCTCCCCCGGCACGGAGAGCGCGGGGAAGAGCCTGCAGTATCGCGTGGACCACCTGCTGAGCGCCGTGGAGAGCGAGCTGCAGGCCGGCAGCGAGAAGGGCGACCCCACGGAGCGGGAGCTGCGCGTGGGCCTGGAAGAGGGCGAGCTGTGGCTGCGCTTCAAGGAGCTCACCAACGAGATGATCGTGACCAAGAACGGCAGGTAGCGCGCCGACCGCGCTCGGGGCGCGGGGCGCCGGGGCTGCGGGGGTCCCGACCGTCCAGCGACTGTTCTCCTAGTGGGGGTCTTCTGGCTCGTTTCCGTTCAGGTTGGAACGGGGTCTTGTGGCCTCAAAGTGTCACTCTTCTGGGGTTCTCCCCGCGGACGATTGGGGTGAGGGACAAGTCGGAGGGGTCCCCAGGCCCCCCCACCTTGTCCACGCTTGCCCCACCCAGCTTGACCCAGGGACAGAAACCCTTGACTGGGTCCTCTCCGCCCCTGCCTGCGAGGCCGGGCATAGTGTAGGGGACGCCTGGGAACCTAGGAGGGCTCTGGGAAGGGGGGCTTTGGGCGTCCCGTTGTAAGCTCTGAAGGGGGCTCCTCCTCGCCCCGCAATGACAGATGCCTCCGTCCCGTGCTTTCTGCGGTGGCTCTGCCGGGTCAGGTCCGGGTCCTCCTGCGGCGCTCCTCCTCTTGCAGGAGGATGTTCCCCGTGCTGAAGGTGAACGTGTCCGGCCTGGACCCCAACGCCATGTACTCCTTCCTGCTGGACTTCGTGGCGGCCGACAACCACCGCTGGAAGTACGTGAACGGGGAGTGGGTGCCCGGGGGCAAGCCCGAGCCTCAGGCGCCCAGCTGCGTCTACATCCACCCCGACTCGCCCAACTTCGGGGCCCACTGGATGAAGGCGCCGGTGTCCTTCAGCAAAGTCAAGCTCACCAACAAGCTCAACGGGGGAGGGCAGGTAGGTGTGACCGGGCCGGGGGCGGGCGCGCGCGGGCCGCACCTTCCCGCGGCGGAGCTTTGCTAGGGACGCTGCTCGCACAGGAGGCGACATTTGTCCTGGAGACCCTGCCACAGCCTTCCTCAATTAAGCCTTCGGTGTTGTTTATAGTAAACTGATGACGGTAACACCAAGGCGGTGCGGCGGGGAGAGGACGCAACACCTCGCCTTTGAAGACAGACATGTGCGGGACATTTTGGGGAACTTAGGCGTTCTAGCCTTCACCCTTCCTAGGGGCGTAGAAAATAGCCTTGATGGTGTGTAGATGCCACTGTACTTACTGCCTGAAGACGGAACCAATTTGTAAATTTGTCCTTTTCTGAAGAACATCTATACGACTTGTACAGCAAGCGCAATCAAGCGCAGGCATTTAAAGCTGTCCGTAATCATCCTGGAAGCCTTAGAACTTTATTCTATACCGTCAGAGGATTTCACGATGCACATTCATTGCCTTTAATAGTGTGTAGCATCTCACACTCCTTTTTCCAAATTAGTCCTGGGATACTCACCAACTTCAGTGGTCCAGATGCTCTCTTGCAAGCTGCGGGATTTTCTGCATCAGGGATGTATTTTTCTCCTCACCAGCAGGACAAATGGACATTGTGTTGCCTTAACGGTAGGGCTTTGTCATCACTCCCTTACTGGTGTCTCCTTCAGATTATGTTGAACTCCTTACATAAGTATGAGCCACGAATCCACATCGTGAGAGTCGGGGGTCCGCAGCGCATGATCACCAGCCGCTGCTTCCCAGAGACCCAGTTCATAGCTGTGACTGCTTATCAGAACGAGGAGGTGCGGTGGTGGCGGGAGGGAGCGGTGGGGGTGCGGGGGCTGTTGCTTTGGAGATTTCTGCAAAGGAGGAGCTCATCTGTGATGAGCGGACTTTAGACTGATAATCCATGCCTTTTCAAATAATTCAGCACAACTGTAAAATTGGGACAGAGGGGAGAACAGTTCAAAATAAGTTATCTTTCTAGcattttccccctttatttttctgtaactgtCTAAAACTAGAAGGCATTTACTAAATGATCAAAACGAAAACATGCATAAAACTAGTAGATTAATTGCTGTGGGATTTTCTTAAGAACAAGATTTAAGTGAGAGGGGGGCGTCACCTTACTTTGGAAatcctcctgaaagggaaggGGGTATCCCTCCAAACTAGGTACAAAGCACTGTCTAGTGCCCTTAAATTTGTAAGTCCTTCCCCAAAGTACAGACTCTTTGTGATCCTATGGTTAAGTTGTCAGTGTTGACCACGAACTAGAAACAGATCGCTATTTCCCAAGCAGTCCCAGTTCTGTTTTGAGCCATGTTTGTTTGATATGTGCAcacagaatgctgttggtagtagGTTAAATTTATTGTGAATTCTTTTCAGAAATGTGCTATTCTTTATGAAATACTATAATTACTCAGCCACTTCAGACCCAAATAGAAAAACACACCTGGAAAGAAGTCTgattatatttgaatatttaaagggAGGTACTGATGTTTCCCAGTTTCTTGGTGCCAAATTAAATCCTCTGGCTAATAAGCAATATACTAGTAAGTGCAATTTCTTGTTTTCCAGATCACAGCTCTTAAGATTAAATACAATCCATTTGCAAAAGCTTTCCTTGATGCAAAGGAAAGGTGAGAGAATTCTCTACATATGTCCTTTGGGAAAGATGAGACCTTGCTGCAAGTGCCTTTCCTGAATGTTGTCCTTTTGACAATTCAATACACTTTTTTGACAGAAGTGATCACAAA
Protein-coding sequences here:
- the TBXT gene encoding T-box transcription factor T isoform X1, which produces MSSPGTESAGKSLQYRVDHLLSAVESELQAGSEKGDPTERELRVGLEEGELWLRFKELTNEMIVTKNGRRMFPVLKVNVSGLDPNAMYSFLLDFVAADNHRWKYVNGEWVPGGKPEPQAPSCVYIHPDSPNFGAHWMKAPVSFSKVKLTNKLNGGGQIMLNSLHKYEPRIHIVRVGGPQRMITSRCFPETQFIAVTAYQNEEITALKIKYNPFAKAFLDAKERSDHKDLMEEPAESQQPGYSQSGGWLIPGTSTLCPPANPHPQFGGPLPLPSAHGCERYPALRSHRPSPYPSPYSHRNNSPTYSDSSSACLSMLQSHDNWSSLGMPAHTSMLPMSHGTGPPTGSSQYPSLWSVSNGTTTPGAQMAGVSNGLGTPFFRSSSTHPAPLTHPASASSSSGSPLYEGAHTATDIPDSQYDASAQARLIASWTPVSPPSM
- the TBXT gene encoding T-box transcription factor T isoform X2 — protein: MSSPGTESAGKSLQYRVDHLLSAVESELQAGSEKGDPTERELRVGLEEGELWLRFKELTNEMIVTKNGRRMFPVLKVNVSGLDPNAMYSFLLDFVAADNHRWKYVNGEWVPGGKPEPQAPSCVYIHPDSPNFGAHWMKAPVSFSKVKLTNKLNGGGQIMLNSLHKYEPRIHIVRVGGPQRMITSRCFPETQFIAVTAYQNEEITALKIKYNPFAKAFLDAKERSDHKDLMEEPAESQQPGYSQWGWLIPGTSTLCPPANPHPQFGGPLPLPSAHGCERYPALRSHRPSPYPSPYSHRNNSPTYSDSSSACLSMLQSHDNWSSLGMPAHTSMLPMSHGTGPPTGSSQYPSLWSVSNGTTTPGAQMAGVSNGLGTPFFRSSSTHPAPLTHPASASSSSGSPLYEGAHTATDIPDSQYDASAQARLIASWTPVSPPSM
- the TBXT gene encoding T-box transcription factor T isoform X3, with protein sequence MSSPGTESAGKSLQYRVDHLLSAVESELQAGSEKGDPTERELRVGLEEGELWLRFKELTNEMIVTKNGRRMFPVLKVNVSGLDPNAMYSFLLDFVAADNHRWKYVNGEWVPGGKPEPQAPSCVYIHPDSPNFGAHWMKAPVSFSKVKLTNKLNGGGQIMLNSLHKYEPRIHIVRVGGPQRMITSRCFPETQFIAVTAYQNEEITALKIKYNPFAKAFLDAKERSDHKDLMEEPAESQQPGYSQSYSDSSSACLSMLQSHDNWSSLGMPAHTSMLPMSHGTGPPTGSSQYPSLWSVSNGTTTPGAQMAGVSNGLGTPFFRSSSTHPAPLTHPASASSSSGSPLYEGAHTATDIPDSQYDASAQARLIASWTPVSPPSM